One Rhodobacteraceae bacterium M385 genomic region harbors:
- a CDS encoding ABC transporter ATP-binding protein: MAEVKLVDIEKRYGAFHAVKKQNLTIEEGEFLVLLGPSGCGKTTTMRMIAGLEDITSGDLMIDGARVNDKPPKDRDIAMVFQNYGLYPHMTVGENIAYPLKLRGVDKATRTKQVLATAEKVELNALLKRRPSELSGGQRQRVALARAIVRTPKIFLMDEPLSNLDAKLRVSMRAELKHLHHELGVTTVFVTHDQMEAMTLATRVAVMRDGQIVQLDTPKKIYSEPINLFVASFIGSPSMNLIEGNIAGGTFTAPGVKMPITAPDRDNVVLGIRPEDLELSEASDAPISGSLYALELTGEATLLTLREKGTSICARGPADYEAAINAQCSLAPKLGGRIHLFDKTSGERLDY, translated from the coding sequence ATGGCTGAGGTCAAACTGGTCGATATTGAAAAGCGGTATGGCGCATTCCACGCGGTCAAGAAGCAGAACCTGACGATTGAGGAAGGCGAGTTCCTCGTCCTTTTGGGGCCATCAGGCTGTGGTAAAACCACGACGATGCGGATGATCGCGGGCCTGGAAGATATCACTTCCGGCGATCTGATGATCGACGGGGCGCGGGTCAACGACAAGCCGCCCAAGGATCGTGACATCGCGATGGTGTTTCAGAACTATGGCCTTTATCCGCATATGACGGTCGGCGAAAACATCGCCTATCCGCTGAAACTGCGTGGCGTCGACAAGGCGACGCGCACAAAGCAGGTGCTGGCAACCGCCGAAAAGGTGGAGCTTAATGCGCTGCTGAAACGCCGCCCGTCCGAGTTGTCGGGTGGGCAAAGACAACGTGTGGCACTCGCGCGTGCCATCGTGCGGACGCCCAAGATCTTCCTAATGGATGAACCGCTGTCGAACCTCGACGCCAAGCTGCGCGTGTCAATGCGGGCGGAGCTGAAGCACTTGCATCATGAGCTTGGCGTCACGACCGTTTTTGTGACCCACGATCAGATGGAGGCGATGACGCTTGCCACCCGCGTGGCCGTCATGCGCGATGGTCAGATCGTACAACTCGATACGCCCAAAAAGATCTACTCCGAGCCGATCAACCTGTTTGTGGCGAGCTTCATCGGCTCGCCGTCGATGAACCTGATTGAAGGCAACATTGCGGGCGGAACCTTCACTGCTCCGGGCGTGAAAATGCCGATTACCGCGCCGGATCGGGACAACGTGGTGCTTGGCATCCGGCCTGAGGATCTGGAATTGTCCGAGGCCTCTGATGCCCCTATCTCGGGCAGCCTCTATGCGTTGGAACTGACCGGTGAGGCAACGCTTTTGACCCTGCGCGAGAAGGGTACGTCGATCTGTGCCCGTGGACCTGCCGACTATGAGGCCGCGATCAACGCACAATGTTCGCTAGCACCGAAACTTGGCGGCCGCATTCATCTGTTCGACAAAACCTCCGGCGAGCGTCTGGACTACTAA
- a CDS encoding aldolase, with product MNESQLREQICLLAASLFDRGLTHGSTGNISARTDDGGLLVSPTGTSFGRLDPGKLSRFDAQGTLISGDKPTKEMPLHSAFYETRSTAGAVVHLHSCHSVAWSMMPEVNEDDFLPRFTPYAIMKLGRVKLLPFFLPGDPAMGDAVRGLAGNRSAVMLANHGPVVAGKDIEAACNAIEELEDSARLAMMMRGVQARGLTDEQVQALVRKFDVEWDV from the coding sequence ATGAACGAGTCCCAACTGCGCGAACAAATTTGCTTGCTGGCCGCGTCATTGTTCGACCGAGGCCTGACCCATGGTAGCACCGGCAACATCTCTGCAAGAACAGACGATGGCGGGCTTCTGGTGTCGCCCACGGGAACAAGTTTCGGCAGGCTCGATCCGGGCAAACTCAGTCGGTTTGACGCGCAAGGAACCCTTATATCGGGCGATAAGCCTACCAAAGAAATGCCCCTGCACTCTGCCTTTTACGAAACCCGCAGTACGGCGGGAGCGGTGGTGCACTTGCACAGCTGTCATTCCGTGGCGTGGTCGATGATGCCTGAGGTGAATGAAGACGATTTCCTGCCAAGATTTACTCCCTACGCGATCATGAAACTGGGGCGTGTGAAGCTGCTGCCGTTCTTTTTGCCGGGTGATCCGGCAATGGGAGACGCTGTACGCGGCTTGGCAGGTAATCGCAGCGCCGTGATGTTGGCCAATCACGGGCCAGTGGTGGCAGGCAAAGACATTGAGGCCGCGTGCAACGCAATAGAGGAATTGGAAGACAGCGCGCGCCTTGCGATGATGATGCGCGGGGTGCAAGCGCGTGGTCTGACTGACGAGCAGGTGCAGGCCTTGGTGAGAAAATTCGATGTGGAGTGGGATGTATGA
- a CDS encoding RraA family protein — protein MTDFGLSNDLLTRLQACDTPTVCNAIEVAQGRRGFAGFTRATVKWSGDLDTRIVGYARTAHIAGREAPSEDKDILRARRMAYFRSMAEGPRPGVAVIEDMDGEAATGAWWGEVHAQVHGRVFGLAGAVTNGLMRDLGDLPASFPVLAGGIGPSHGFVHVRRIGDPVEIFGLRVAEGDLIHADCHGAVVIPPDVLPDLSSALNTLFASEGLVLNPIKDGPVSFEEFEAHWAAFEKART, from the coding sequence ATGACCGATTTCGGCTTATCGAACGATCTTCTGACCCGGCTCCAGGCTTGCGACACGCCGACAGTGTGTAACGCAATCGAAGTGGCCCAGGGCAGACGAGGCTTTGCCGGCTTCACCCGTGCGACCGTGAAATGGTCCGGTGATCTGGACACGCGGATCGTAGGATACGCCCGCACCGCTCACATCGCGGGTCGAGAGGCACCGTCCGAGGATAAGGATATCCTGCGCGCCCGGCGGATGGCCTATTTCCGGTCGATGGCCGAGGGTCCACGTCCCGGCGTTGCCGTCATCGAAGACATGGACGGAGAGGCCGCCACTGGTGCCTGGTGGGGCGAGGTTCATGCGCAGGTCCATGGCAGAGTTTTCGGTCTTGCAGGCGCTGTCACAAACGGGCTGATGCGTGACCTCGGCGATCTGCCAGCGTCTTTTCCGGTTCTCGCGGGCGGCATCGGTCCAAGTCACGGATTCGTTCATGTTCGCCGTATAGGCGACCCAGTTGAAATCTTCGGCCTGCGCGTGGCGGAGGGGGACTTGATCCACGCCGATTGCCATGGCGCGGTGGTCATACCGCCTGACGTACTTCCCGATCTTTCGTCAGCCCTAAACACGCTTTTTGCGAGCGAAGGCCTTGTTCTTAATCCAATCAAGGACGGTCCGGTCAGCTTTGAAGAATTCGAGGCCCATTGGGCCGCGTTCGAGAAGGCCCGAACCTAA
- a CDS encoding alpha/beta hydrolase, which produces MGIDPSDGRRWILLPGTLCTGAVFDGFLDALKVPRTARCFVDMEWENVGDYAAVLDDVAAPDAIVCGFSLGAIVAAHLADRLDVSALLLFGLNPHADDPAKRDERLELARDVAAIGGNAALTGRLPPLAGNDPEQARAFVLSMAHDTQRFIEAQTALALGRPGALSALAGAACPVSMMTGTDDQQTPLSLAQEAAAAAPNGRAVALDGLGHYALVEDPITCARAVSGVWTPQ; this is translated from the coding sequence ATGGGTATTGATCCATCTGACGGACGCCGCTGGATCTTGCTGCCGGGCACATTGTGTACTGGAGCGGTCTTCGATGGCTTTCTGGATGCGCTGAAAGTGCCCCGTACCGCGCGCTGTTTCGTGGACATGGAGTGGGAAAACGTCGGCGACTACGCCGCCGTGTTGGACGATGTGGCTGCGCCTGACGCCATAGTCTGCGGGTTTTCCTTGGGGGCTATCGTGGCAGCTCATCTGGCAGATAGGCTGGATGTCTCGGCGCTACTCCTTTTTGGCCTCAACCCGCACGCCGATGATCCTGCAAAACGCGACGAAAGACTGGAGCTCGCCCGCGATGTCGCCGCTATCGGAGGCAACGCAGCCTTGACTGGCAGGCTTCCCCCTTTGGCGGGAAACGACCCAGAGCAGGCTCGGGCGTTCGTTCTGTCCATGGCCCATGACACACAGCGTTTTATTGAGGCGCAGACGGCGCTCGCCTTGGGGCGTCCCGGTGCTTTGTCCGCGCTGGCAGGTGCGGCCTGTCCGGTTTCGATGATGACCGGTACAGATGACCAACAGACACCTTTAAGTCTTGCGCAAGAGGCGGCCGCCGCTGCACCCAATGGCCGCGCCGTGGCGCTGGATGGCCTAGGTCATTACGCTCTGGTCGAGGACCCGATAACCTGCGCGAGGGCTGTTTCTGGCGTCTGGACCCCGCAATGA
- a CDS encoding 2,4-dihydroxyhept-2-ene-1,7-dioic acid aldolase produces MRPNLVKSRLSAGDPVVNAWLSIGASYSAEGVGHTGAHSVTVDLQHGMFGFSEALHMLQAISSTPAIPMVRVPHLDPAQIMQLLDAGAYGIICPMISTAEQAAALVAACRYPPHGNRSFGPSRGLLYGGSDYVANANKTVMAIPMIETAEAVARIDEILDVEGIDMLYLGPNDMAFAMDGHVRFPRPASEEAMSHVLSRAKLKGLPVGIFCADAAEARLRMDQGYDLVTPGNDFAHLTRSVSGAVRELLDMEEADTAKPAANHGY; encoded by the coding sequence ATGCGTCCGAACCTTGTCAAATCACGCCTGAGCGCGGGCGATCCCGTCGTTAATGCCTGGCTCTCTATCGGGGCAAGCTATTCGGCGGAGGGTGTCGGACATACCGGTGCGCATTCTGTCACGGTGGATTTGCAACACGGCATGTTTGGGTTTTCTGAGGCGTTGCATATGTTGCAGGCGATCTCTTCCACACCTGCGATCCCCATGGTGCGTGTTCCGCATCTGGATCCGGCACAGATCATGCAATTGCTCGATGCGGGGGCCTATGGGATCATCTGTCCGATGATTTCAACCGCTGAGCAGGCCGCAGCGCTTGTGGCCGCCTGCCGCTACCCTCCCCATGGCAATCGCAGCTTCGGACCCTCGCGGGGGCTGCTTTATGGAGGCTCGGATTACGTGGCCAACGCCAATAAAACAGTGATGGCGATCCCGATGATTGAAACAGCTGAGGCCGTCGCGCGTATCGACGAGATCCTCGACGTTGAAGGCATCGATATGCTCTATCTTGGCCCAAACGATATGGCCTTCGCGATGGACGGCCACGTGCGTTTTCCGCGCCCCGCCTCGGAGGAGGCGATGAGCCACGTCCTATCACGCGCAAAGCTAAAAGGCCTGCCTGTCGGCATCTTCTGCGCCGATGCGGCTGAGGCCCGCCTGCGGATGGATCAGGGTTATGATCTCGTAACACCGGGTAATGATTTCGCCCATTTGACGCGCAGCGTCTCGGGCGCAGTTCGTGAACTTTTGGATATGGAAGAAGCCGATACTGCCAAGCCCGCCGCTAACCATGGGTATTGA
- a CDS encoding GMC family oxidoreductase N-terminal domain-containing protein: MSADATRFDYIVVGGGSAGCLLANRLSADPANNVLLLEAGKADTYPWIHIPVGYLYCIGNPRADWMYKTEPDAGLNGRSLLYPRGKTLGGCSSINGMIYMRGQARDYDNWAELTGESAWNWENSLADFKAHEDHYKLDDGADPATGDNARFSDMHGHGGEWRIEKQRLRWNVLDSFADAATETGIEKTDDFNSGDNAGVGYFDVNQRSGWRWNTSKAFLRPAKTRKNLTVWTEAQAEKLIFEVGDEGVPRCIGVKVHRNGMSINATADREVVLSAGAVNSPQILQLSGIGPADLLKSHGIDVVLDQPHVGENLQDHLQIRAVFKVKGASTMNTLANSMVGKAKIGLEYLLKRSGPMSMSPSQLGAFTRSDPSRTHANLEYHVQPLSLEAFGDDLHDFPAMTVSVCNLNPTSRGHVRIASGDFRDAPKITPNYLNTEDDRKVAADSLRQVRKIMDQPAMQPYEPEEYKPGVQYQSDDDLARLAGDIASTIFHPVGTVKMGREDDPTAVLDPHLRLKGVSGLRVVDASVMPEITSGNTNSPTIMIAEKAAAWILAGK, translated from the coding sequence ATGAGCGCTGATGCAACTCGGTTTGACTATATCGTTGTTGGGGGTGGTTCTGCAGGATGCCTGCTGGCCAACCGTCTTAGCGCAGATCCTGCGAACAATGTCCTACTTCTCGAAGCGGGTAAGGCCGACACATACCCATGGATTCACATCCCTGTTGGCTACCTCTATTGCATCGGCAACCCCCGCGCCGACTGGATGTATAAGACCGAGCCAGACGCAGGGCTGAACGGTCGCAGTCTCCTGTACCCAAGGGGGAAGACTTTGGGGGGGTGCTCCTCCATTAACGGCATGATCTACATGCGCGGTCAGGCCCGAGACTACGACAATTGGGCCGAGCTAACCGGAGAGAGCGCCTGGAATTGGGAAAACTCTCTGGCTGATTTCAAAGCTCATGAGGATCACTATAAACTGGACGATGGCGCCGATCCCGCCACAGGCGACAACGCACGTTTCTCTGACATGCACGGCCATGGTGGTGAATGGCGGATCGAAAAGCAGCGCCTGCGTTGGAACGTGCTGGACAGCTTTGCCGATGCCGCAACAGAAACGGGAATTGAAAAAACCGATGACTTCAATAGCGGCGACAACGCCGGTGTCGGATATTTCGATGTAAACCAACGCTCTGGCTGGCGCTGGAACACCTCCAAGGCGTTCTTGCGGCCCGCCAAGACAAGGAAGAACCTGACGGTCTGGACCGAGGCACAGGCTGAAAAGTTGATCTTTGAAGTCGGCGACGAAGGCGTGCCGCGGTGCATTGGCGTCAAGGTGCATCGCAATGGCATGTCCATAAACGCGACGGCCGATCGAGAGGTGGTGTTGTCGGCCGGTGCAGTGAACTCGCCCCAGATTTTGCAGTTGTCCGGCATCGGCCCCGCAGATTTGTTGAAATCTCACGGCATCGATGTGGTGCTGGATCAGCCCCACGTGGGTGAGAACCTACAAGACCATTTGCAGATCCGGGCAGTGTTTAAGGTCAAAGGCGCCAGCACCATGAATACCTTGGCCAATTCCATGGTAGGCAAAGCCAAAATCGGCTTGGAGTATTTGCTGAAGCGGTCGGGCCCGATGAGCATGTCGCCAAGTCAATTGGGGGCGTTTACGCGGTCGGACCCTAGTCGGACCCACGCTAATCTTGAGTATCACGTCCAACCGCTGAGTCTTGAGGCTTTCGGGGATGACTTACATGACTTCCCCGCCATGACTGTCAGCGTATGCAACCTGAACCCGACAAGCCGGGGCCACGTTCGGATCGCGTCCGGCGACTTCCGTGACGCTCCAAAGATCACGCCGAACTACCTGAACACCGAAGACGACCGCAAGGTCGCAGCAGACAGCCTCCGTCAGGTGCGCAAAATCATGGATCAACCGGCGATGCAGCCGTATGAGCCTGAGGAATACAAACCCGGCGTTCAGTATCAATCCGACGATGACCTCGCGCGGCTCGCGGGTGACATTGCCAGCACCATTTTCCATCCAGTTGGCACTGTTAAGATGGGCCGTGAAGATGACCCGACGGCTGTCTTGGACCCGCATTTGCGTCTTAAGGGTGTATCGGGCTTACGGGTCGTGGACGCCTCTGTCATGCCCGAGATCACGAGCGGCAACACAAACTCCCCCACGATCATGATCGCGGAAAAGGCAGCGGCTTGGATCCTGGCTGGAAAGTAA
- a CDS encoding TIM barrel protein, whose amino-acid sequence MTRFSANLGFLWTDRPLPDAIRAAKLAGFDAVECHWPFDMDPAVVKTALEETGLPMLGLNTRRGNVTEGENGLAALPGRENEARDAIDEALDYAARIRAPKVHVMAGFADGAHAQETFSRNLRYACTQAGKRDQSILIEPLNRFDAPGYFLNTTQLAAEIIRDIAAPNLALMFDCYHVGRTEGDVIGHLRVLYPIIGHIQFAAVPDRGTPDHGDLDYGPVFAEIAALGWTQPLGAEYKPGGPTNETLGWMQVLG is encoded by the coding sequence ATGACGCGTTTTTCGGCCAATCTGGGCTTTTTATGGACTGACCGCCCCTTACCCGATGCAATTCGCGCCGCGAAACTTGCCGGGTTCGACGCGGTCGAATGCCATTGGCCGTTCGACATGGACCCGGCAGTTGTGAAAACTGCGCTAGAGGAGACCGGATTGCCTATGCTCGGCCTCAACACCCGGCGCGGAAATGTAACGGAGGGCGAAAATGGCCTAGCCGCGCTGCCCGGCCGGGAGAATGAAGCCCGCGATGCCATTGATGAGGCACTGGACTACGCCGCACGGATCCGCGCGCCAAAGGTGCATGTCATGGCAGGTTTTGCCGATGGCGCACATGCGCAGGAGACCTTTTCCCGGAACCTGCGCTATGCCTGCACCCAAGCTGGCAAGCGCGACCAAAGCATCCTGATCGAGCCGCTGAACCGCTTCGACGCGCCCGGATATTTCTTGAACACGACGCAGCTGGCCGCTGAGATCATCAGGGATATTGCAGCGCCCAATCTGGCGCTGATGTTCGACTGTTACCATGTGGGCCGGACCGAAGGCGATGTCATCGGCCATCTTCGTGTGCTTTATCCGATTATTGGGCACATCCAGTTTGCTGCCGTGCCCGATCGTGGAACGCCCGATCACGGGGATCTGGATTACGGGCCGGTTTTCGCGGAAATTGCTGCATTGGGTTGGACCCAGCCCCTTGGTGCGGAATACAAGCCCGGCGGCCCCACGAATGAGACGTTGGGATGGATGCAAGTGTTGGGATAG
- a CDS encoding four-carbon acid sugar kinase family protein, whose amino-acid sequence MLLGCIGDDFTGSSDLANTLAKGGMRTVQYTGTPDTPAAPHVQAGVVALKSRSIDVDDAVRQSLAALEWLLSQGCQQIFFKYCSTFDSTPAGNIGPVTDALADALDAHKVIVCPAFPGTGRSVYQGHLFVNDTLLSESGLQNHPLTPMTDPDIRRWLAPQTRHTVGHVAAEDVFAGTDRITAALEAQHQTGRRLIVVDAIRDLDLLEIGRAAKGLPLITGGSGVALGLPANFGCTRAPVPWVGQPGKAVALSGSCSVATRRQIARHAGANPTKEITAEEVIEHRVTPAEISEWLLQADGLPLVYSSADPDVVARVQTEFGRAKASEALEGFFADVARLCVVGGATRLITAGGETSGAIVEGLTLDTLEIGPEIDPGVPALRARRDLVVALKSGNFGAEDFFVKADHILKGTQ is encoded by the coding sequence ATGCTTCTTGGATGTATCGGTGACGATTTTACCGGATCAAGCGATCTGGCCAATACGTTGGCCAAAGGCGGCATGCGGACGGTCCAATACACTGGAACACCTGACACTCCCGCTGCGCCTCACGTGCAGGCTGGCGTGGTGGCGTTGAAGTCCCGCTCCATCGACGTGGACGATGCTGTCCGCCAATCCCTTGCGGCCCTTGAGTGGCTGTTATCGCAGGGTTGCCAGCAGATCTTTTTCAAGTATTGCTCGACGTTCGATTCAACGCCCGCCGGGAATATCGGGCCGGTCACGGATGCGCTGGCCGATGCGCTGGACGCGCATAAAGTCATCGTTTGCCCAGCGTTTCCGGGCACTGGCCGTTCAGTCTATCAAGGGCACCTTTTCGTCAATGACACTTTGTTGAGCGAGAGCGGCTTGCAAAACCATCCACTGACCCCAATGACGGATCCCGATATCCGCCGATGGCTCGCCCCCCAGACCCGCCACACCGTTGGCCACGTCGCAGCTGAGGATGTCTTTGCGGGGACCGACCGAATAACGGCGGCGCTAGAGGCGCAGCATCAAACGGGGCGCCGCCTGATTGTTGTGGACGCGATCCGAGATTTGGACTTGTTGGAGATAGGCCGGGCGGCAAAAGGCTTACCGCTGATCACCGGTGGTTCGGGCGTGGCCCTTGGGTTGCCAGCTAACTTTGGCTGTACACGGGCTCCGGTTCCGTGGGTGGGGCAACCGGGCAAAGCGGTCGCGCTTTCGGGCTCCTGCTCTGTGGCTACCCGCCGCCAGATCGCGCGCCATGCGGGAGCAAATCCAACCAAAGAAATCACGGCGGAAGAAGTGATAGAGCACCGCGTGACGCCCGCCGAAATCTCAGAATGGTTGCTACAGGCGGATGGTCTGCCGCTTGTCTATAGTTCTGCCGATCCCGATGTTGTGGCTCGCGTCCAGACCGAGTTTGGCCGCGCCAAAGCATCCGAGGCGCTAGAGGGCTTCTTCGCCGACGTCGCGCGTCTTTGCGTGGTGGGCGGCGCGACGCGGTTGATTACAGCGGGTGGTGAGACGTCCGGCGCGATTGTGGAAGGTCTGACACTCGACACGCTAGAGATCGGCCCGGAAATTGACCCCGGTGTCCCTGCCCTGCGCGCCCGCCGCGATCTGGTTGTGGCTCTCAAATCAGGCAACTTCGGCGCTGAGGATTTCTTTGTGAAAGCCGATCACATCCTGAAAGGCACCCAATGA
- a CDS encoding CoA transferase, which yields MRNSFSKLPLTGVKVIDFGQYIAGPAVAMLLGDLGATVVHIDPPEGAMWDSPANATLNRNKVIVNLDLKSDEGLSQARALCAEADIIVENFRPGKIANLGFDFAAMRNERPELITISVPGFASNDAERRELRAYESIVSASSGVFTDMGLNRVLMGLNPSFSPLPLASAYASQIAASATVLALQSRQITGLGDQIEVPLAAAVMEGLCYNSIKVDGLPERYLTQRETEIERRRVEGLPMNVSYEDLQELMDPFFRSYMCKDGRMFYVVCPSHKNHARRCLEVLGIYDELVEEGLTSEEDTYKPWSEWESKTSLGVYPMPKDWADKISARMKEVFMTRTSHEWKKMFGRGLIPGAPQRWLQEWIHDEYAETAGLMIDVYDPEYGEMTQPGPVVWMEESGEEALTPEPRRWVAFDEALSILKKIRTEIPEPTDTSDREGWLSGVRVLDLCNVIAGPHSASYLARFGAEVIKLEPAEPMYDSWNTVIYGMSQMRGKRSILADITSRHGRQVFEDLVKSVDVIVWNAPDNQIKKVGLDAENLRKLNPDALFCKLDCFSGVRRGARTDYIGYDDLVQATTGIMLRFGGAMDRPEEHAHVGTIDVMCGFGGALGVAAALYQKHRHGRIGRGRTSLSSNSGLLQVPFAFDFKGRGLFDEPSGPEVSGYDALTRFYSTASRHILLSAYEGDLPLFRKVEGLEELPDLPEEDRAAFLATAFQTQTAADWVDRLQAADIGAVICENLDALRAKNLRVADGDPGTSNGSYSFSLYPDHPSGHEVIQLDPYAVRTSRGRVIGVTPAEKFGTSTRTILKELGYADTAIAAMLKTGDLRESWSEEYLPS from the coding sequence ATGCGAAACTCGTTTTCCAAACTGCCGCTTACCGGCGTAAAGGTCATCGACTTTGGACAGTATATCGCAGGCCCTGCAGTGGCGATGCTTCTCGGCGACTTGGGGGCCACGGTCGTGCATATCGACCCTCCTGAGGGAGCAATGTGGGATAGCCCGGCCAATGCCACGCTGAACCGCAACAAAGTTATTGTTAACCTTGACTTGAAATCTGATGAAGGCCTGTCTCAGGCGCGCGCTTTATGTGCTGAGGCCGATATCATCGTTGAGAATTTCAGGCCTGGTAAAATTGCCAATCTGGGGTTCGACTTTGCCGCCATGCGCAACGAACGGCCCGAGCTTATAACGATTTCGGTGCCGGGCTTCGCGTCTAACGATGCAGAGCGCCGCGAATTGCGGGCCTATGAAAGCATCGTTTCGGCCAGCTCGGGTGTGTTCACCGATATGGGTCTGAACCGTGTATTGATGGGATTGAACCCATCGTTTTCGCCGCTGCCGCTGGCCTCTGCCTATGCCTCGCAAATTGCTGCTTCGGCGACCGTACTGGCACTGCAGTCCCGGCAAATAACCGGACTGGGAGATCAGATCGAAGTGCCGCTGGCCGCTGCCGTGATGGAGGGCCTTTGCTATAACTCGATCAAAGTTGACGGGTTGCCAGAGCGCTATTTGACCCAACGCGAGACAGAAATTGAGCGCCGCCGTGTTGAAGGCCTGCCGATGAATGTCAGCTACGAAGACTTGCAAGAACTGATGGACCCGTTTTTCCGCAGTTACATGTGCAAGGACGGGCGGATGTTCTACGTCGTATGTCCCAGCCACAAAAATCACGCGCGTCGGTGTCTTGAGGTTTTGGGAATCTATGATGAGCTAGTCGAAGAGGGCCTGACGTCAGAGGAAGATACCTACAAGCCGTGGTCCGAATGGGAAAGCAAGACATCGCTTGGGGTCTATCCGATGCCCAAGGACTGGGCCGACAAGATTTCCGCGCGGATGAAAGAGGTCTTCATGACCCGCACATCGCACGAGTGGAAGAAGATGTTTGGCCGCGGGCTAATTCCCGGTGCGCCACAGCGTTGGCTACAGGAATGGATTCACGACGAATACGCCGAGACGGCGGGTCTGATGATAGACGTTTATGACCCCGAGTATGGCGAGATGACACAGCCCGGGCCAGTGGTTTGGATGGAGGAAAGTGGTGAGGAAGCCTTAACGCCGGAACCGCGCCGTTGGGTTGCGTTTGACGAGGCGCTGAGCATCCTCAAGAAGATCCGCACGGAAATACCTGAACCTACTGACACTTCCGACCGTGAAGGCTGGCTGTCGGGAGTGCGGGTGCTTGACCTGTGCAACGTCATCGCCGGTCCTCACTCGGCCAGCTATCTGGCGCGTTTCGGTGCCGAAGTAATCAAGCTGGAACCGGCAGAGCCTATGTATGACAGTTGGAATACTGTCATTTACGGCATGTCGCAAATGCGCGGAAAGCGCTCGATCCTTGCAGATATTACATCGCGCCATGGTCGGCAGGTCTTTGAAGATTTGGTAAAGTCCGTTGATGTGATCGTTTGGAACGCGCCGGACAACCAGATAAAAAAGGTGGGATTGGACGCCGAAAACCTGCGCAAACTCAACCCGGACGCGCTTTTTTGCAAACTGGATTGCTTCAGTGGCGTACGCCGTGGTGCCCGTACGGATTACATCGGATACGATGATCTGGTGCAAGCGACTACAGGCATCATGTTGCGCTTTGGTGGGGCGATGGACCGCCCTGAGGAGCACGCCCATGTTGGCACAATCGACGTAATGTGTGGTTTCGGAGGTGCCTTGGGTGTCGCGGCGGCGCTCTATCAAAAACATCGACATGGCCGCATCGGCCGAGGTCGTACATCGTTGTCCTCGAACAGCGGCTTGCTCCAAGTGCCTTTTGCCTTTGATTTTAAAGGCCGTGGGTTGTTTGATGAGCCTTCGGGGCCGGAAGTCAGCGGCTATGACGCGTTAACACGTTTTTATAGCACTGCATCGCGCCATATCTTGCTGAGCGCCTACGAAGGGGATTTGCCCCTGTTTCGGAAGGTTGAGGGACTTGAAGAACTGCCCGACCTTCCCGAAGAAGATCGCGCGGCTTTTCTTGCTACCGCATTTCAGACCCAAACCGCCGCTGACTGGGTTGATAGACTGCAGGCCGCCGATATTGGCGCCGTTATATGCGAGAACCTTGATGCGTTGAGAGCCAAGAATTTGCGTGTGGCTGATGGCGATCCCGGCACGTCAAACGGCAGCTATTCATTTTCTCTCTATCCCGACCACCCAAGCGGGCATGAGGTTATCCAACTTGATCCCTATGCCGTTCGAACGTCTCGAGGAAGAGTCATCGGGGTGACGCCAGCCGAGAAATTCGGCACTTCTACCCGTACCATCCTGAAAGAACTCGGTTATGCCGACACCGCCATTGCGGCGATGCTCAAGACTGGAGATCTACGAGAGAGTTGGAGCGAGGAATACCTGCCAAGCTAG